The Henckelia pumila isolate YLH828 chromosome 2, ASM3356847v2, whole genome shotgun sequence genome includes a window with the following:
- the LOC140884505 gene encoding RING-H2 finger protein ATL57-like produces the protein MRLTIALSCRSLLQVDAGTFDADGSTILTHRNDSSSSSSAAAAREPFSPTTPFDTSMALTILIILTALFFMGFFSVYIRRFSADSNPSGAASSSSANARPAPPKRSSGLDPSAVNLLPLVAYDRAEKHPMTEDCPICLTEFQEEERVKQIPYCGHVFHPTCVDTWLASHVTCPLCRSAKLFQEV, from the coding sequence ATGAGGCTCACCATAGCATTGAGCTGCAGAAGCTTGCTGCAAGTAGACGCGGGCACGTTCGATGCCGACGGCAGCACCATTCTCACACACAGAAACgactcctcctcctcctcctccgccgccgccgccagAGAACCCTTCAGTCCCACCACGCCTTTCGACACCTCCATGGCTCTCACCATTCTCATCATCCTCACCGCCCTCTTCTTCATGGGCTTCTTCTCCGTCTACATCCGCCGCTTCTCCGCCGACTCCAATCCTTCCGGCGCTGCCTCTTCCTCCTCCGCCAACGCTCGGCCAGCTCCGCCCAAGAGAAGTTCTGGGCTCGACCCGTCCGCCGTGAATCTACTCCCCCTGGTGGCGTACGACAGGGCGGAGAAGCATCCGATGACGGAGGACTGCCCAATCTGCCTGACGGAGTTTCAGGAGGAAGAGCGGGTGAAGCAGATCCCGTACTGCGGTCACGTGTTCCACCCCACCTGCGTTGACACGTGGCTGGCTTCGCACGTGACTTGCCCCTTGTGTCGGTCGGCTAAGCTGTTTCAGGAGGTTTGA